A genomic region of Metopolophium dirhodum isolate CAU chromosome 1, ASM1992520v1, whole genome shotgun sequence contains the following coding sequences:
- the LOC132932650 gene encoding uncharacterized protein LOC132932650, with protein MRYEINGIEIQKLKTPGVASCLKAYCSYTPTDLNTLENAAWDSAMDGEDNKNFMSNNVFTGCIPLKHLFGFCEDYKKILLNCNQQLILNRASTDLDAIHVVGEGATEAVSKNRKITIELTRVVWKMPIIRVSDKEKLRLIKVVDSCKTLSCAFRTWDLCEYPILPRNTSHSWTVKSSNLLEKPRFVLFGLQTDRKKNIEIDAGRFDHCQLKNLKVHLNSEVYPYEDFRADFKNNTTSILYKAYADFQKSYYEKEYSKPLLSKHIFQNYSPIIVVDLSCQNDNVKSSTVELRIEFETDTVIPEKTTAYCLILHDQIINYSPFSGEVRKL; from the coding sequence ATGCGCTATGAAATAAACGgaatagaaattcaaaaattaaaaacacctgGAGTTGCATCTTGCTTGAAAGCATATTGTTCGTATACTCCAACCGATTTGAATACGTTGGAGAACGCTGCTTGGGACTCGGCGATGGATGGTGaagataataaaaactttatgagCAACAATGTATTTACCGGGTGTATCCCTCTAAAACATTTATTCGGATTTTGTgaagactataaaaaaatattacttaattgtaATCAACAGCTGATTTTAAATCGCGCATCTACCGACCTGGATGCGATACACGTTGTTGGCGAGGGCGCAACCGAAGCAGtctcaaaaaatagaaaaattacaattgaacTTACTAGGGTGGTGTGGAAAATGCCTATTATCAGAGTTagtgataaagaaaaattaaggttgATAAAAGTGGTAGATTCGTGTAAAACACTATCATGTGCGTTCAGAACCTGGGATCTCTGCGAATATCCTATTCTCCCTAGAAATACCTCACATTCGTGGACGGTAAAGTCCAGCAACTTGTTAGAAAAACCGAGGTTTGTGTTATTCGGATTACAAacagatcgaaaaaaaaatattgaaatagacGCTGGACGCTTTGATCACTGtcaactaaaaaatcttaaggTTCACTTAAATTCTGAAGTGTATCCATATGAAGACTTTCGtgctgattttaaaaataatacaactagtATACTGTATAAGGCCTATGCAGActttcaaaaatcatattatgagaAAGAGTATAGTAAACCTTTAttgtcaaaacatatttttcaaaactattcaCCAATCATCGTTGTTGATTTATCGTGTCAAAACGACAATGTGAAGTCGTCAACCGTAGAACtacgtattgaatttgaaacTGATACCGTTATTCCGGAAAAAACTACAGCGTATTGCTTAATATTACATGaccagattataaattatagcccGTTTAGTGGCGAagttagaaaattgtaa